A portion of the Musa acuminata AAA Group cultivar baxijiao chromosome BXJ1-1, Cavendish_Baxijiao_AAA, whole genome shotgun sequence genome contains these proteins:
- the LOC135584245 gene encoding putative multidrug resistance protein, with translation MGKGEGDEGCGGKKGRSSSSSSSSMSSFWTIFMHADATDVMLMTMGFIGAVGDGLSMPTMLYMTSKIFNNFGNGPSALSVLTDTIDKSAVYLLFLACGSFVVSFLEGYCWTRTGERQASRMRARYLRAVLRQDIAYFDLNAGSGTEVITSVSSDSLVVQDVLSEKVPNFIMNGATFLGSYVVGFFLIWRLALVACPTVVLLIIPGLMYGRILMGLARKMREQYNKAGTVVEQSVSSIRTVYSFAAEDFTMAKFSAALDDSIKLGLKQGLAKGLAIGSNGITFAIWAFMVWYGSRLVMYQGEKGGTVFAVGASIIVGGLSLGSGLSNVKYFSEASSAGERIMAVIRRVPTIDSGSTEGEVLESVSGDVEFRRVEFAYPSRPDNFIFRDFNLKVPAGKTVALVGSSGSGKSTVVALLERFYDPLGGEILLDGVDIRKLQLKWLRSRMGLVSQEPALFATSIKENILFGKEDATMDEVVAAAKAANAHNFISQLPQGYDTQVGERGVQMSGGQKQRIAIARAVLKSPKILLLDEATSALDSESERIVQEALDLASVGRTAIVIAHRLSTIRNADVITVVQDGQVMEMGSHDELISNEDGLYSSLVRLQQTARAREVEGGASSSAAAAAMTALTAHSQFGSSGSMSRRFSAASRSSSARSTGTPATDDDGDPEQPKLPVPSFRRLLMLNAPEWKQALLGSLSATVFGAIQPLYSYALGSMISVFFLKDHDEIKSKTRTYAFVFLALSIFSLFINIGQHYNFGAMGEYLTKRLRERMLSKTLTFEVAWFDQDENSTGAVCARLAKDANVVRSLVGDRMALIIQTVSAVVIACTMGLVIAWRLALVMIAVQPIIIVCFYARRVLLKRLSAKAIKSQSESSKLAAEAVSNLRTITAFSSQDRILGMFEAAQEGPRRESVRQSWFAGIGLASSQSLMTCTWALDFWYGGKLIADGYISAKSLFETFMILVSTGRVIADAGSMTTDLVKGADAVGSVFAVLDRCTRIEPNDPEGHRPEKLNGAIDIRGVDFAYPARPDVVIFKGFSLSIEAGKSTALVGQSGSGKSTVIGLIERFYDPLKGSVKIDGRDIKSYNLRSLRRHIGMVGQEPTLFAGTIRENIAYGTEGASTAEIEAAARAANAHDFISCLKDGYDTYCGDRGVQLSGGQKQRIAIARAIMKNPAILLLDEATSALDSQSEKVVQEALERLMAERTSVVVAHRLSTIRNCDLIAVLDKGVVVEKGTHAALLAKGPKGSYYALVSLQQGNKGA, from the exons atgggGAAAGGAGAGGGGGATGAGGGGTGCGGTGGAAAGAAAGGgaggtcttcctcctcctcctcctcctccatgtcctcCTTTTGGACAATATTCATGCATGCCGACGCGACGGATGTGATGCTGATGACGATGGGGTTCATCGGCGCCGTCGGCGATGGGCTGTCGATGCCCACCATGCTCTATATGACGAGCAAGATCTTCAATAACTTCGGGAACGGACCTTCGGCTTTGTCTGTTTTAACCGACACCATCGACAAG AGTGCGGTTTACTTGCTGTTCTTGGCGTGCGGAAGCTTCGTGGTGTCGTTCTTGG AGGGATATTGCTGGACGAGGACAGGCGAGCGTCAAGCGTCGCGGATGCGAGCGCGGTACCTGAGAGCAGTGCTGAGGCAGGACATAGCGTACTTCGATCTCAACGCTGGGTCGGGCACCGAGGTCATCACCAGCGTCTCCAGCGACAGCCTGGTCGTCCAAGACGTGCTCAGCGAGAAG GTGCCCAACTTCATCATGAACGGAGCCACATTTTTGGGCAGCTACGTGGTCGGATTCTTTTTGATATGGAGGCTGGCTCTGGTGGCCTGCCCCACGGTGGTGCTCCTCATCATACCCGGCCTCATGTACGGGAGGATCCTCATGGGCCTGGCGAGAAAGATGAGGGAGCAGTACAACAAGGCCGGCACCGTCGTCGAGCAGTCCGTCTCCTCCATCCGCACCGTCTATTCCTTCGCGGCGGAGGACTTCACCATGGCCAAATTCTCCGCAGCGCTCGACGACTCTATCAAGCTCGGCCTCAAGCAGGGCCTCGCCAAGGGGCTCGCCATCGGGAGCAACGGCATCACCTTCGCCATCTGGGCCTTCATGGTCTGGTACGGCAGCCGCCTCGTCATGTACCAAGGCGAAAAGGGCGGCACCGTGTTCGCCGTCGGAGCCTCCATCATCGTTGGCGGCCT GTCGCTCGGGTCGGGCCTTTCGAACGTGAAGTACTTCTCGGAGGCGAGCTCAGCTGGAGAGCGAATAATGGCCGTGATAAGAAGAGTTCCGACGATCGATTCGGGGAGCACGGAGGGCGAGGTGTTGGAGAGCGTATCGGGGGACGTAGAATTCAGGAGGGTGGAATTCGCGTATCCATCACGGCCGGATAACTTTATATTTAGGGACTTCAACCTGAAGGTGCCGGCGGGGAAGACGGTGGCGCTGGTGGGCAGCAGCGGGTCTGGGAAGTCCACGGTGGTGGCGCTGCTGGAGCGGTTCTACGATCCGCTCGGCGGCGAGATTTTACTCGACGGGGTGGACATCAGGAAGCTACAGCTCAAGTGGCTGAGGTCACGGATGGGATTGGTGAGCCAGGAGCCAGCTTTGTTCGCCACCTCCATCAAGGAGAACATACTCTTCGGGAAGGAAGACGCCACCATGGATGAGGTGGTGGCTGCAGCCAAGGCAGCCAATGCCCACAACTTCATCTCTCAGCTGCctcaaggatatgacactcag GTAGGAGAAAGAGGGGTGCAGATGTCCGGAGGCCAGAAGCAAAGGATTGCCATTGCGAGGGCTGTGTTGAAGTCGCCAAAGATCCTTCTCCTTGACGAGGCCACCAGCGCGCTGGACTCGGAGTCGGAGCGGATCGTCCAAGAAGCGCTCGACTTGGCGTCGGTCGGCCGGACTGCCATCGTGATCGCGCACCGGCTTTCCACCATAAGAAACGCCGACGTGATCACGGTGGTCCAGGATGGGCAGGTGATGGAGATGGGTTCCCATGATGAGCTGATCAGCAACGAGGACGGGCTCTACTCGTCGCTGGTCCGCCTGCAACAGACGGCGAGAGCTCGAGAGGTCGAAGGTGgggcctcctcctccgccgccgccgccgccatgacTGCTCTGACGGCGCACTCGCAGTTTGGCAGTAGCGGCAGCATGAGCCGGAGGTTCTCGGCGGCCAGCAGGAGCAGCTCGGCGAGGTCTACCGGAACTCCGGCCACGGACGACGACGGCGATCCGGAGCAGCCCAAACTCCCGGTGCCTTCGTTCCGGCGGCTGCTGATGCTGAACGCGCCCGAGTGGAAGCAGGCACTGTTAGGGAGCCTCAGCGCGACAGTGTTCGGCGCGATCCAGCCACTGTATTCGTACGCGCTGGGAAGCATGATATCCGTGTTCTTCTTGAAGGATCACGACGAGATAAAGTCGAAGACGAGGACCTACGCCTTCGTCTTCTTGGCGCTGTCTATCTTCTCCCTCTTCATCAACATTGGGCAGCATTACAACTTCGGCGCCATGGGCGAGTACCTCACCAAGCGTCTGAGAGAAAGGATGCTCTCCAAGACCCTCACCTTTGAGGTGGCGTGGTTCGACCAGGATGAGAACTCCACGGGTGCAGTCTGCGCTCGGCTCGCCAAGGACGCCAACGTG GTAAGGTCGCTGGTGGGAGATCGGATGGCGTTGATAATCCAGACCGTGTCGGCGGTCGTGATCGCGTGCACGATGGGACTGGTCATCGCATGGAGACTGGCCCTGGTCATGATCGCGGTGCAGCCCATCATCATCGTCTGCTTCTACGCCCGCCGCGTCCTCCTCAAGAGACTGTCGGCGAAGGCCATCAAGTCGCAGTCGGAGAGCAGCAAGCTCGCGGCCGAGGCCGTCTCTAACCTCCGCACCATCACCGCCTTCTCCTCGCAGGACCGCATCCTCGGCATGTTCGAGGCCGCCCAAGAAGGCCCCCGGCGCGAGAGCGTACGACAGTCGTGGTTCGCCGGCATCGGCCTCGCCTCCTCCCAGAGCCTCATGACCTGCACTTGGGCCCTCGACTTCTGGTACGGCGGCAAGCTCATCGCCGACGGGTACATCTCCGCCAAGTCCCTCTTCGAGACCTTCATGATTCTGGTGAGCACCGGCCGCGTCATCGCGGACGCAGGCAGCATGACGACGGACCTGGTGAAGGGCGCCGACGCAGTTGGATCCGTGTTCGCGGTGCTCGACCGCTGCACCCGCATCGAGCCCAACGACCCGGAGGGCCACCGCCCGGAGAAGCTAAACGGCGCAATCGACATCCGAGGGGTCGACTTTGCTTACCCTGCACGCCCTGACGTCGTCATCTTCAAGGGCTTCTCCCTCAGCATCGAAGCAGGCAAGTCGACGGCACTGGTAGGCCAGAGCGGGTCGGGGAAGTCCACCGTCATCGGCCTCATCGAGCGATTCTACGATCCGCTCAAGGGGTCGGTAAAGATCGACGGGCGGGACATCAAGTCCTACAATCTCCGATCGCTGAGGCGGCACATCGGGATGGTAGGACAGGAGCCGACGCTGTTCGCCGGGACCATCCGGGAGAACATCGCATACGGGACGGAAGGGGCCAGCACGGCGGAGATAGAAGCAGCGGCGAGGGCGGCGAACGCCCACGATTTCATCAGCTGCCTCAAGGACGGCTACGACACGTACTGCGGCGACCGTGGGGTGCAGCTCTCGGGCGGGCAGAAGCAGCGGATCGCGATCGCGAGGGCCATAATGAAGAACCCGGCGATACTGTTGCTGGACGAGGCGACGAGCGCGCTTGACAGCCAGTCGGAGAAGGTGGTGCAGGAGGCGCTGGAGAGGCTGATGGCGGAGAGGACGAGCGTGGTGGTGGCTCACAGGTTGAGCACCATCAGGAACTGCGACCTCATTGCGGTGTTGGACAAGGGGGTGGTGGTGGAGAAAGGCACCCACGCCGCGCTCCTCGCCAAGGGCCCTAAAGGCTCCTACTACGCCTTGGTGAGCTTGCAACAAGGCAACAAGGGGGCGTGA
- the LOC103994554 gene encoding pyruvate dehydrogenase E1 component subunit alpha-1, mitochondrial: MAAAAARRVSCSLLRRDHRHLLPLLRPFASSAGGQPQLTVETSVPFTGHKIDPPSRSVDTNPSELLSFFREMSLMRRMEIAADSLYKSKLIRGFCHLYDGQEAVAIGLEASITKKDAIITAYRDHCIYLARGGSLVESFAELMGRRAGCSKGKGGSMHFYKKESGFFGGHGIVGAQVPLGCGLAFAQRYLKEGTVTFALYGDGAANQGQLFEALNISALWDLPVILVCENNHYGMGTAEWRAAKSPAYYKRGDYVPGLKVDGMDVLAVKQACKFAKEYALQNGPIILEMDTYRYHGHSMSDPGSTYRTRDEITGVRQERDPIERVRKLIVSYELATASELKDFEKEVRKEVDEAIAQAKESPMPDPSELFTNVYVKGFGVEAFGADRKEVKAVLP; encoded by the exons ATGGCTGCCGCCGCCGCCCGCCGAGTCTCCTGCTCCTTGTTGCGTCGCGACCACCGCCACCTTCTTCCCCTCCTCCGTCCCTTCGCTTCCTCCGCTGGCGGCCAACCCCAGCTCACCGTCGAGACAAGCGTCCCCTTCACGGGCCATAAGATCGATCCTCCCTCGCGCTCCGTCGACACCAACCCCTCCGAGCTACTATCCTTCTTCCGGGAGATGTCCCTGATGCGCCGAATGGAGATCGCCGCCGACTCCCTCTACAAGTCCAAGCTCATCCGCGGCTTCTGCCACCTCTACGATGGGCAGGAGGCCGTTGCCATCGGCCTCGAGGCGTCCATCACCAAGAAGGACGCCATCATCACCGCCTACCGCGACCACTGTATCTATCTTGCCCGTGGCGGTTCCCTCGTCGAGTCCTTCGCCGAGCTCATGGGCCGCCGCGCCGGGTGCTCCAAAGGGAAGGGCGGGTCGATGCACTTCTACAAGAAGGAATCCGGATTCTTTGGGGGCCATGGGATCGTGGGCGCGCAGGTGCCACTGGGGTGCGGCCTCGCCTTCGCCCAGAGGTACCTCAAGGAGGGGACTGTGACCTTTGCGCTATATGGCGATGGGGCTGCTAACCAAGGGCAGCTGTTTGAGGCCCTTAACATCTCTGCACTTTGGGATTTGCCAGTCATTTTGGTCTGCGAGAATAATCATT ATGGTATGGGGACAGCTGAATGGCGGGCTGCAAAGAGTCCTGCCTACTACAAACGTGGGGATTATGTCCCTGGTTTGAAG GTAGATGGAATGGATGTTCTTGCTGTGAAGCAGGCATGCAAATTTGCAAAAgagtatgccttgcaaaatggacCCATC ATTCTTGAGATGGACACTTACAGGTACCATGGTCATTCCATGTCAGATCCTGGGAGCACTTATCGCACTCGTGATGAGATTACTGGTGTGAGACAG GAGCGTGATCCTATTGAAAGAGTTAGGAAGCTCATAGTCTCCTATGAGCTAGCCACTGCCTCTGAGCTTAAG GACTTCGAGAAAGAAGTTAGGAAGGAAGTAGATGAGGCCATTGCTCAGGCAAAG GAAAGTCCAATGCCTGATCCTTCTGAGCTATTCACCAACGTATACGTAAAAGGTTTCGGCGTGGAG GCATTCGGTGCAGATAGGAAAGAGGTGAAGGCTGTTCTTCCATGA
- the LOC135657072 gene encoding putative multidrug resistance protein yields the protein MEAETGKGDKKRSPFSSFWTIFMHADATDMLLMAVGFVGAAGSGFTTPFILLVTTSIMNNLGAGPSTSTHFIDNVNKDSLDFVYLSLLVFVTCFLEGYCWTRTGDRQAMRMRTRYLKAILRQDVEYFDLNVTSMSEVITSVSSDSFIIQDVLGEKVPNFVKNVALFVGSYSIGFVVMWRLALVAFPTFLLLVIPGIMYGRIFMDLAKNIRDEYEKAGAIAEQAVSSVRTAYSSVAELRTMSMFSNALENSVKLGLRQGLAKGVAVGSNAVTFAIWAFITWYGSRVAMHHGVKGGHIFAVGTAIVRGGLAFGSGLSNIKYFSEASSAGERILKVMKRIPRIDSDSTEGIVMENISGDVEFRSVEFAYPSRPDSIILNDFNLKVAAGTTVALVGGSGSGKSTVIALMERFYDPRRGEVLLDGIDIRSLRLKWLRSQIGLVSQEPTLFATSIKENILFGKEEATMEEVVAAAKASNAHNFISQLPQGYDTKVGERGIQMSGGQKQRIAIARAVLKSPKILLLDEATSALDSESERIVQEALDLASVGRTTIVVAHRLSTIRNADAIAVVQAGRVMELGSHDDLIRDEDGLYSSLVRLQQTTRATVGEDSSSSSVAPVASSLLCDRKSRSFSVCSRSNSATSSRHQEAHDELEAIARPVPSLRRLLLLNAPEWRQAVMGSLGAVAFGAVQPLYSFVMGSMISMFFLTDHEQIKSNTTTYCLVFVALSVLSFLVNILLHYNFGAMGEYLTKRVRERMLSKILTFEVGWFDRDENCTGAVCSRLANDANVVRMLVGDRMSLIIQTVSAVTIAWTMGLAIAWKLGLVLIAIQPLIIVCYYCRKVILQSMSKKARASQSESSKVATEAVANVRTITAFSSQDRIIHLFERTQDRPRQKSVWQSCVAGIVLGLSEALMRCSWSLAFWYGGRLMFHGHITAKALFQNVLILISTGRVIAEGGSMTSDLAKGADGVSSVFAVLDRCTHIDPEDDRGYRPKKLAGEIDINGVDFAYPSRPDVFIFRDFSLAIEAGKTTALVGQSGSGKSTVIGLIERFYDPLKGEVRIDGRDVKSYHLRSLRKHIGLVGQEPTLFAGTVRDNIAYGTEGATEGEIEEAARTANAHDFISCLKDGYDTCCGDRGAQLSGGQKQRIAIARAVLKNPAVLLLDEATSALDSQSEKVVQAALERVMVGRTCVVVAHRLSTVRCCHLIAVLEKGSVVEKGTHESLLAKGPAGSYYGLVSLRSH from the exons ATGGAGGCGGAAACGGGGAAGGGAGACAAGAAGAGAAGCCCTTTCTCCTCTTTCTGGACCATCTTCATGCATGCAGATGCTACGGACATGTTGCTGATGGCTGTGGGGTTCGTCGGCGCCGCCGGGAGCGGCTTCACGACGCCCTTCATTCTCCTCGTCACCACCAGCATCATGAACAACCTCGGCGCCGGCCCCTCCACCTCCACTCATTTCATCGACAACGTTAACAAA GACTCTCTCGACTTTGTGTACCTGTCGCTGTTGGTCTTCGTGACGTGTTTCTTAG AAGGATACTGTTGGACGAGGACAGGGGACCGACAAGCCATGCGTATGCGAACGCGATACCTGAAGGCGATCCTGAGGCAGGACGTGGAGTACTTCGACCTCAACGTCACCTCCATGTCCGAGGTCATCACCAGCGTCTCCAGCGACAGCTTCATCATCCAAGACGTCCTCGGCGAGAAG GTGCCCAACTTCGTGAAGAACGTAGCGTTGTTTGTCGGCAGCTACTCGATCGGGTTCGTCGTGATGTGGAGGCTCGCGCTGGTTGCCTTCCCCACTTTCTTGCTTCTCGTCATACCTggcatcatgtatggtaggatattcATGGACCTGGCGAAGAATATCCGTGATGAGTACGAGAAGGCCGGCGCCATCGCGGAGCAGGCGGTCTCCTCCGTGCGCACCGCCTACTCTTCCGTCGCCGAGCTGCGCACCATGAGCATGTTCTCGAACGCGCTCGAGAATTCCGTGAAGCTCGGCCTGCGTCAGGGGCTGGCCAAGGGCGTCGCCGTCGGGAGCAACGCCGTCACCTTCGCCATCTGGGCCTTCATAACTTGGTACGGCAGCCGGGTTGCCATGCACCACGGTGTCAAGGGTGGCCATATCTTCGCTGTTGGCACTGCAATCGTCAGAGGAGGCCT GGCATTCGGATCTGGGCTCTCCAACATCAAGTACTTCTCAGAGGCGAGCTCGGCCGGAGAGAGGATTCTAAAAGTGATGAAAAGAATACCGAGAATTGATTCAGACAGCACAGAGGGCATAGTAATGGAGAATATCTCCGGCGATGTGGAGTTCAGATCGGTGGAATTTGCTTACCCTTCACGTCCCGATAGCATCATACTGAATGACTTCAACCTGAAGGTTGCGGCAGGAACTACAGTGGCTTTGGTTGGTGGCAGTGGATCGGGGAAGTCAACAGTCATCGCACTGATGGAGAGATTCTACGATCCACGACGGGGTGAGGTTTTGCTTGATGGAATTGACATAAGGAGCCTTAGACTCAAATGGTTGAGGTCACAGATAGGATTGGTAAGCCAAGAGCCAACCTTGTTTGCCACCTCCATAAAGGAGAACATATTGTTTGGCAAGGAAGAAGCAACCATGGAAGAGGTGGTGGCAGCTGCCAAGGCCTCTAATGCCCACAACTTCATCTCTCAGCTGCCCCAGGGATATGACACGAAG GTAGGAGAAAGAGGCATTCAGATGTCAGGAGGTCAGAAGCAGCGGATAGCGATCGCAAGGGCTGTGCTGAAGTCGCCAAAGATTCTGCTTCTTGACGAAGCCACAAGTGCATTGGACTCGGAGTCGGAGCGGATCGTCCAAGAAGCACTCGACCTGGCGTCGGTTGGCCGGACCACCATCGTCGTAGCCCACCGCTTGTCCACGATCCGGAACGCCGACGCGATCGCTGTGGTGCAGGCCGGCCGAGTCATGGAGCTCGGCTCCCACGACGACCTCATTCGCGATGAAGACGGACTCTATTCATCCCTCGTTCGCCTCCAGCAGACGACGAGAGCAACAGTGGGCGAGGACTCCAGCTCATCGTCGGTAGCACCGGTAGCCTCCTCTCTGCTCTGTGACCGCAAGAGCCGTAGCTTCTCAGTTTGCAGCAGATCCAACTCTGCTACCTCTTCAAGGCACCAAGAAGCGCACGATGAGCTCGAGGCGATTGCTCGCCCGGTTCCTTCCCTGCGGAGGCTGCTGCTGCTGAACGCGCCAGAGTGGCGGCAGGCGGTGATGGGGAGCCTGGGCGCGGTGGCTTTCGGCGCCGTGCAGCCGCTGTACTCCTTCGTGATGGGGAGCATGATATCCATGTTCTTTCTAACGGATCATGAGCAGATCAAATCGAACACGACGACGTACTGCCTCGTCTTCGTCGCCCTGTCGGTCCTCTCCTTCTTGGTCAACATTCTGCTGCACTACAACTTCGGGGCCATGGGGGAGTATCTGACGAAGCGGGTGAGAGAGAGGATGCTCTCCAAGATCCTCACTTTCGAGGTCGGGTGGTTCGATCGGGACGAGAACTGCACCGGCGCCGTTTGCTCTCGGCTCGCCAACGATGCCAATGTG GTGAGGATGTTGGTGGGTGATCGGATGTCATTGATCATTCAGACAGTCTCTGCTGTCACCATCGCATGGACGATGGGCCTTGCCATCGCATGGAAGCTGGGCCTCGTCTTGATCGCCATCCAACCCCTGATAATAGTCTGCTACTACTGCCGCAAGGTCATCCTTCAGAGCATGTCCAAGAAGGCCAGGGCGTCCCAGTCCGAGAGCAGCAAGGTTGCGACCGAGGCCGTCGCAAACGTGCGAACCATCACTGCCTTCTCGTCGCAGGACCGGATCATCCACCTGTTCGAGAGAACCCAAGACAGGCCGCGGCAGAAAAGCGTTTGGCAGTCGTGCGTGGCCGGCATCGTCCTCGGCCTCTCCGAGGCTCTCATGAGGTGCAGCTGGTCCCTGGCCTTTTGGTACGGCGGCAGGCTGATGTTTCATGGCCACATCACCGCCAAGGCTCTGTTTCAGAACGTGCTGATCCTAATAAGCACAGGCCGCGTCATCGCCGAGGGTGGAAGCATGACTTCCGACCTCGCCAAGGGAGCAGATGGAGTCAGCTCGGTGTTCGCAGTGCTGGATCGGTGTACCCACATCGATCCCGAGGACGACAGAGGTTATCGCCCGAAGAAGCTAGCCGGCGAAATCGACATCAATGGGGTTGACTTCGCATACCCGTCGCGGCCAGACGTGTTCATTTTTAGAGACTTCTCCCTCGCCATCGAGGCGGGTAAGACGACGGCATTGGTGGGTCAAAGCGGCTCCGGGAAATCAACCGTCATCGGGCTCATCGAGCGCTTCTACGATCCGCTGAAGGGGGAAGTGAGGATCGACGGCAGGGACGTGAAGTCGTATCACTTGCGGTCACTGAGGAAGCACATCGGGTTGGTGGGACAAGAGCCGACTCTGTTCGCCGGCACCGTGCGCGACAACATAGCCTACGGCACGGAGGGGGCGACGGAGGGCGAGATCGAGGAGGCAGCGAGGACGGCCAACGCCCACGACTTCATCAGCTGCCTCAAGGACGGCTACGACACGTGTTGCGGCGACAGGGGAGCGCAGCTCTCCGGGGGCCAGAAGCAGCGGATCGCGATCGCGAGGGCGGTATTGAAGAACCCGGCGGTGCTGCTGCTGGACGAGGCGACGAGCGCTCTGGATAGCCAGTCGGAGAAGGTGGTGCAGGCAGCGCTAGAGAGGGTGATGGTGGGGAGGACGTGCGTGGTGGTGGCGCACCGGCTGAGTACCGTGCGCTGCTGCCACCTCATTGCTGTGCTGGAGAAGGGATCGGTGGTGGAGAAAGGGACCCATGAATCACTTCTGGCCAAGGGGCCCGCAGGATCTTACTATGGTTTGGTCAGCCTCCGGTCTCACTGA